A window from Bufo bufo chromosome 1, aBufBuf1.1, whole genome shotgun sequence encodes these proteins:
- the LOC120990504 gene encoding olfactory receptor 1020-like → MDVTNQTVVEFVFSGLTDNNILKSFLFILFLHVYFVTIVANLGLVAIVRTTSTLQNPMYYFLSYLSLVDIFYSSTITPKMLVGLICWKNTISFEGCALQFFFYAALAATESFLLSTMSYDRYVAICHPLHYVSIMTKKKCLSLVLVSFSIGFLQSSVQTSFAFTVQFCGSVLINHFYCDVPSVLRLSCSDTSTSGMVTVYMVGSLAISSLMTILISYTLIIFSVTNMRSTEGRRKAFSTCSSHLICVFIFYFTVLFTYLRSPSSVFTIRDKVASVFYTAVTPMLNPLIYSLRNQSVRGIIIKLVKSFQGLHAEFPQLCVNFRKKICSSNHPQHYRN, encoded by the coding sequence ATGGATGTCACAAACCAAACAGTTGTAGAGTTTGTTTTTTCTGGATTGACAGATAATAACATCCTGAAATCCTTCCTCTTCATACTCTTCCTGCATGTCTACTTTGTTACCATAGTTGCCAATCTTGGCTTGGTGGCTATTGTCAGGACCACATCAACCCTCCAGAATCCAATGTACTACTTCCTAAGTTACCTGTCCTTGGTGGACATTTTTTATTCTTCTACAATAACTCCTAAGATGCTTGTGGGCCTTATCTGCTGGAAGAACACCATCTCCTTTGAAGGCTGTGCtcttcagtttttcttctatGCAGCTTTGGCAGCTACAGAGTCATTTCTCCTCTCCACCATGTCCTATGACCGCTATGTAGCTATCTGCCACCCTCTCCACTATGTGTCCATAATGACGAAGAAGAAATGTCTGTCTCTCGTTCTGGTTTCCTTCTCCATTGGCTTTTTACAGTCTTCTGTACAGACCAGCTTTGCTTTCACTGTACAATTCTGTGGGTCAGTCCTCATCAACCATTTCTACTGTGATGTTCCTTCTGTTCTCAGACTGTCTTGCTCAGATACTTCTACCAGTGGCATGGTCACTGTCTACATGGTAGGTTCTTTGGCCATCAGCTCATTGATGACTATCCTTATTTCATACACCCTCATTATCTTTTCTGTTACAAACATGAGATCCACAGAAGGTAGGAGGAAGGCTTTCAGTACCTGCTCCTCACACCTCATTTGTGTCTTCATCTTTTATTTCACTGTATTGTTCACATACTTGCGTTCTCCCTCCAGTGTCTTTAccatacgggataaggtggcttcTGTCTTCTACACAGCAGTGACACCAATGCTGAACCCCCTTATTTATAGTCTGAGGAACCAAAGTGTAAGAGGAATCATAATTAAATTAGTCAAAAGTTTTCAGGGTCTCCATGCAGAGTTTCCCCAACTGTGTGTAAACTTCAGGAAGAAAATATGCAGTTCCAACCACCCACAGCATTATAGAAACTGA